A stretch of the Uranotaenia lowii strain MFRU-FL chromosome 3, ASM2978415v1, whole genome shotgun sequence genome encodes the following:
- the LOC129755826 gene encoding serine-rich adhesin for platelets-like, with translation MSSRDCISLTKLRGQKWKAFAELVNKWTVADSDDEDIPISELTGDSRKSHKSHGSSHHKSSNKVSSTAVPAVVSNSARNNRPKGSVMRLDRADMGLYGVCPETDPFYAVICDICGSVVKPQGLQKHMSNRHHSYYSHAAKNISHSNRDHHISSSEPTSRSASISSSEPSISRTEKIHHSSSKQDDLDNTPLKARSSGSSSKFKTKNGKSGSSSHSSSHHNGKPSSSVSSGRSSTSEIVPPSEHTVPNSREQQKHESSTATATLVSATGSMDKKTSFSSTSSGVSSDSAASHNHQQQSSHSGKGLKRTSAKLPSSASSSSSSSSSSSSSSSSSSSSSTNSGSSSSSTSSSTSVSASASSSKSSSDRKNERRDYDPDKHCGVIAVDGKRHCTRPLSCKSHSLSMRRAVSGRSKTFDKLLSDLKCGITTSSTKEESFIEVESSSNSSNGFDGRGLIADTSVVNLAETSAQLMYTPEKSSPQNESLPSTPSSLKTTSCSSVVSSSPSAAKSVDSKIERSKHKQRFGSTPAKTSLTFHDQPPTTLTPPTPPPSITTPNSGLTTHVAPSPVAIGRHKIPARDPQIAIPAAAELLAQHFVEENPNTVLSDATIVMDPNTNLLKLSVSGTLHPTNENETPEQSIQQFATNLMQEQLTVTVPLSVISSMNISGTNLVNVNAGSDDPSAITSTTAVLSESSSVALQHTGELLATDGTATGEADLSRPEQFIPTELINQLPLVQTTDGTELHHDTNQYITTTDGQELTEHTLISNYNEQINYTLQTLAQNLQTDLAESIDDIVPTINLLPTSANPLVIPQIQSDLPESIILTPIDSHFIENVTLKPELEILTVNTPVDISKLHLMRAVDDEFIKERQQQQQQNNIMYHAQIDEFRGVKMWYSSLPKPLHVNNFQLRKLGGGYVMNRKLLNIRKNLVNESNNLSKSLNSQLSPIGGSRSSLNFGSPGTRSGDLLSPISGMGKSKDTNGGLALSNSPVGNRPGQVNRGQRRLILPQASIKKPAEKTSCLLSNSYFKNLISSMQNTSQQNTRGTSSLKRSASTLTTLSNKRLKIINNLQNSTAPPQMLLQGSSGKVKPKVL, from the exons ATGAGCAGCCGGGATTGTATTAGCCTGACCAAACTGAGAGGCCAGAAATGGAAAGCATTTGCTGAATTGGTCAACAAGTGGACTGTAGCTGATT CTGACGATGAAGACATTCCGATTAGTGAGCTTACGGGTGATTCTCGTAAATCTCATAAGAGCCATGGCAGCAGTCACCACAAGAGTTCGAACAAAGTCTCATCAACTGCTGTACCGGCTGTCGTGAGCAACAGTGCGCGTAACAACCGCCCCAAGGGCAGCGTTATGCGTTTGGACCGTGCCGACATGGGCCTGTACGGAGTGTGTCCGGAAACGGATCCGTTCTATGCTGTTATCTGTGATATTTGTGGCAGTGTGGTCAAACCACAAGGTCTCCAGAAGCACATGAGCAATCGACACCATTCCTATTACAGTCACGCTGCGAAAAATATATCTCACAGCAACCGGGATCACCACATCAGTAGCAGCGAGCCCACTTCCCGGAGCGCATCGATCAGCTCAAGTGAACCTTCGATCTCTAGAACGGAGAAGATACATCATAGTAGTTCAAAACAAGATGACCTGGATAACACTCCTCTTAAGGCTCGAAGTAGCGGTTCTAGTTCGAAGTTTAAGACTAAAAATGGCAAGAGCGGATCTTCTTCTCACAGTTCCTCGCATCACAATGGAAAACCATCTTCCAGTGTATCCTCTGGGAGATCATCCACGTCGGAAATCGTCCCACCGAGTGAACATACGGTACCAAACTCCAGGGAGCAGCAGAAGCATGAATCTTCAACCGCAACCGCAACTCTGGTCTCGGCCACTGGCTCGATGGATAAGAAAACTTCATTTTCCTCTACTTCATCGGGTGTCAGCAGTGACAGCGCTGCTTCACACAATCACCAACAGCAGTCGTCGCATTCGGGAAAGGGATTAAAGCGGACCAGTGCCAAGCTGCCTTCGTCCGCTTCTTCTTCGTcctcatcatcatcttcatcttCATCCTCCTCATCTTCTTCGTCATCGTCAAGCACTAACAGCGGAAGTAGTAGCAGTAGTACCAGTAGTAGCACTAGTGTTTCCGCTTCCGCTAGTAGTAGTAAATCTTCGAGCGATAGGAAAAATGAAAGGAGGGATTATGATCCAGACAAGCATTGTGGTGTGATTGCTGTCGATGGTAAACGACATTGTACGCGTCCGCTTAGCTGTAAATCCCATTCTCTGTCCATGCGACGCGCCGTTTCTGGACGCAGCAAAACGTTTGATAAATTACTTTCCGATCTTAAATGCGGTATAACCACGTCGTCTACTAAAGAAGAG AGCTTTATCGAGGTGGAATCTTCCAGTAATTCGTCAAATGGGTTTGATGGTCGAGGATTGATTGCGGATACGTCAGTAGTCAATTTAGCTGAAACGTCTGCACAACTGATGTATACTCCCGAAAAATCTAGTCCTCAAAACGAAAGTTTACCTTCTACACCTAGCAGTCTTAAAACTACCAGCTGCTCCAGTGTTGTTTCATCATCGCCATCGGCCGCCAAATCAGTCGATTCAAAGATCGAACGATCTAAGCACAAGCAACGGTTCGGTTCCACACCAGCGAAGACAAGTTTAACGTTCCATGATCAACCACCTACCACCTTAACTCCTCCAACACCGCCGCCATCAATAACTACGCCCAATTCTGGGCTAACAACACATGTTGCACCAAGTCCAGTGGCGATTGGAAGACATAAAATACCAGCAAGGGATCCGCAGATTGCGATACCAGCAGCAGCTGAACTCTTGGCTCAACACTTTGTTGAAGAGAATCCTAACACTGTCCTTTCGGATGCAACGATTGTTATGGACCCAAATACAAATCTCCTTAAACTGTCCGTCTCTGGTACGCTGCATCCGACCAATGAAAACGAGACACCAGAACAATCTATCCAGCAGTTTGCTACCAATCTTATGCAGGAACAGTTGACAGTAACGGTTCCACTTTCTGTGATATCGTCTATGAACATTTCAGGAACCAATCTGGTAAACGTGAATGCTGGTTCAGATGATCCTTCGGCAATAACTTCGACTACTGCTGTCTTAAGTGAGTCCTCGTCAGTTGCATTGCAACACACGGGAGAGCTTCTGGCCACCGATGGTACAGCTACGGGAGAAGCTGATCTGAGTCGACCGGAACAATTCATTCCAACGGAGCTGATAAATCAACTTCCTTTAGTCCAAACTACGGACGGAACAGAATTACACCACGACACCAATCAGTACATTACCACCACAGATGGGCAGGAGTTAACCGAACATACACTCATCTCGAACTACAACGAACAAATTAACTATACCTTACAAACTTTAGCTCAGAATCTTCAAACCGATTTGGCTGAAAGCATAGATGACATCGTTCCCACCATAAACTTATTGCCGACTTCGGCAAATCCCTTGGTCATACCTCAAATACAATCAGATCTACCCGAATCCATCATACTAACGCCCATAGACTCCCATTTCATCGAAAATGTTACTCTAAAGCCAGAATTGGAAATCCTTACCGTCAACACACCTGTCGATATATCCAAACTTCACTTGATGCGAGCCGTCGATGACGAGTTTATCAAAGAAaggcagcaacaacagcaacaaaacaATATTATGTATCACGCTCAGATCGACGAGTTCCGAGGAGTTAAGATGTGGTACAGTAGTTTGCCCAAGCCGCTTCAtgtaaacaattttcaattgcGTAAGCTCGGAGGAGGTTACGTTATGAATAGAAAGCTATTGAACATACGAAAAAATTTAGTGAATGAATCTAATAATTTGTCTAaatctctcaactctcaactatCGCCTATCGGAGGTTCACGAAGTTCACTCAACTTTGGCAGCCCAGGAACCCGTTCCGGAGATCTCTTGTCACCAATTTCCGGAATGGGTAAAAGTAAAGATACGAATGGTGGCCTGGCTTTATCGAACTCGCCAGTGGGCAATCGCCCGGGTCAAGTAAACAGAGGCCAACGAAGACTTATACTGCCACAGGCTTCGATTAAAAAACCAGCTGAGAAAACGTCGTGCTTGCTTAGTAATTCTTACTTTAAAAATCTGATAAGCTCGATGCAAAACACTAGCCAACAAAATACAAGAGGAACATCAAGCCTGAAGCGGTCCGCTTCGACCTTGACTACGCTGTCCAACAAACGACTGAAAATCATTAACAACCTGCAAAACTCGACCGCACCGCCCCAAATGTTGTTGCAGGGCAGCAGCGGTAAAGTGAAGCCCAAAGTATTATAA